The stretch of DNA AGACCGAATCGGCCGAGGTCGTGATCGACGATGCGTTTGTCCGAATCCACATGCCCGAGTATCCCCAGGCCGTGCTCTTCAAGTCCGAGCACCTGACGCTGTTCGCAGCCGACAAACCCGAGGAGAGGCGCCTGACCGAGGAGAGCGGAGGCGTGTATCTCCTGCGGGGGGATTTCAACGGCAACGGCAAGCCCGAGATCGCCCTGGCCGGATTGGGAAGCCTGGAGCCGATCGACGGGGACTACAAGGGATTCGTGCTGATCCTGGAAATGGACGGCGGTGCCTGGAAGACCGTCGGCATCGAGCGGTTTCCCAAAGCCGTCAAGCCCGTCGGCGGGGCCGAGAACCTCCGCAACCTCTTGCTCAAGAACCTGGGGGACGGGGAAATCCAGGTCGGATTCGCCGCCCGCACGGACTTCGTCGGCTTCATGGTCTGGAAGGGTTCGCGCTACGTTTACACCATGCCCGATTGATACATTCGCGGCGCCAAACCCCGATCTGCAAATCGGGTTATAAGCGCCGCTCAGTATTAGCCCTATAAATACCCGGGCTTCAGCCCGGGATATCGAGCGGGCTTAAAAGGAGCGTTTGATGAAAAAAAAGATCCTGATCGCTTGTGTGGCCGCCACTTTGGTGCTAGGGTCTCTCGCCGCCTGCAAAAAGGGCGAGGAGAAGCCCGCCGGCACGCCGATCGCCGATCTCATCGCCGCCGGCAAAGCCCCGATCGAGGCGGGCGCCATGAGCAAGGGCATCAGCCCGGTGGCGCCGACGTTCACGATGGCGGTGACCAACCTGTCCAGTTCCCCGATCTCGGCCATCGGGGGCACGGTCATCTTCTTCGACACCGAGGGCAAAGCCCTGCCCGACACCATCGCGGACGCCGGCTACGCCGACATCTCGCCCATTCCGCCCGGAGGGAAGATCGAGCTCCAGATCATGACCCCGAACGAGAAGGCGGTCACGGGCAAATGGATTCTCAAGGACGTCCTTTACGAGAAGGCCAACCCGATGGGGAAAGAATACGGCACCCTCCCCTTCAAGTGGACCAACCCCGGCTATGCCGCCGCCCTGGAGGCCGAGAAGGCCAAGTAGCCGGAGCCGGCCGTCGGCCGGCCCGGGTCAGAACATCCGGGCCGGGACGGCGGGATCGAAGAACTTGCGCGGCAGCTTTTCATCGCGCATGGCCGCGTTGTAGACAAAGGCGGCCATGATCGTCGCCGATTGCATCAGATCGCCCCGCGAGGCGTGATCGTAGACGTCCATGTTCGAATGGTGGGTCAGCGCGTCGTATTCCAGCTCGTCCTGGATGAACTGGAATCCGGGCAAGCCGACGCCGTCGAACGACAAGTGGTCGGTGCCGCTGGTGTTGCGGGCCGTCACCGTGGCCGCTCCCAAATCGCGGAACGGCTGCAGCCAGGCCTCGAAGATGGGCATGACCAATAGATTGCTCTGGGCGTACACGCCCAAAATCTTGCCGCTGCCGTTGTCGTAATTGAAGTAGGCCGCCAAGCGATCGTACTCGGGCTTCTTTTCTTTCTTGGCTCGGTCATAGAAGTGGTTTCCGACGTACTGCCGGGAGCCGATCAGGCCCTGCTCCTCGGCGTCCCACATCGCCACCCGGATCGTCCGGCGGGGCTGGACTCCGAGCGCCTTGAGAATGCGCAAGGCTTCCAGCGCCACGGCGCAGCCGGAGCCGTCATCCGTAGCCCCGGTGCCGGAATGCCAGGTGTCGAAGTGGCCGCCCAGCATGACGATCTCGTCTTTAAGCTTCTTGTCCGTCCCCGGGATCTCGGCCACGATATTGTAGCCTTGAGTATCCGCGTCGGTAAATTCGGCCTGGACCTCGATCTCCAGGCTGACCGGGACTTTCTTCTGGAGGATGCGGACCATCCGGTTGTAGGACTCGGCCGCCACAACGACCGAGGGCGCCACCGGAACCGCCCCGACCATCTGGGAGCCGCCGGAGGCGACGAAGACCGTGCCGTCCGTGCCGCGGCTGGTCTCCAGGACGACGGCCGCGCCCTCCTCGCGCACCAGCTTGATCGTCGCGGCCTGGACCTGCTGCCGGACCATCATCTCCCCCATCCGGTTCGCATAGGCCGCTTCGCCGCCCGGCTCCGGAGCCAGAACCAAGCCCTTCAGGTCG from Candidatus Aminicenantes bacterium encodes:
- a CDS encoding M20/M25/M40 family metallo-hydrolase — protein: MNAMRTRRLPVISTLVVLLLFAVTASAQEKVDLTMMQRIRAEGLGSSSKVMDYLSWLSDVYGPRLSESPQYREAGRWAVKTLTDLGLVNAKMEPWGLFGRGWQLKRFYGAMTAPQYMPLIGFPKAWTPGTNGVIKGEAVLIDAKTVADLDKYKGKLKGRIVLIQPEQPVALKFSPDAKRLGEADLKGLVLAPEPGGEAAYANRMGEMMVRQQVQAATIKLVREEGAAVVLETSRGTDGTVFVASGGSQMVGAVPVAPSVVVAAESYNRMVRILQKKVPVSLEIEVQAEFTDADTQGYNIVAEIPGTDKKLKDEIVMLGGHFDTWHSGTGATDDGSGCAVALEALRILKALGVQPRRTIRVAMWDAEEQGLIGSRQYVGNHFYDRAKKEKKPEYDRLAAYFNYDNGSGKILGVYAQSNLLVMPIFEAWLQPFRDLGAATVTARNTSGTDHLSFDGVGLPGFQFIQDELEYDALTHHSNMDVYDHASRGDLMQSATIMAAFVYNAAMRDEKLPRKFFDPAVPARMF